One Ochotona princeps isolate mOchPri1 chromosome 29, mOchPri1.hap1, whole genome shotgun sequence genomic region harbors:
- the XBP1 gene encoding LOW QUALITY PROTEIN: X-box-binding protein 1 (The sequence of the model RefSeq protein was modified relative to this genomic sequence to represent the inferred CDS: deleted 2 bases in 1 codon) yields the protein MVVVAAAPSPAAGAPKVLLLPGQPAAAAAAAGAPAGRALPLMVPGQRGASPEEAAGEGPPQARKRQRLTHLSPEEKALRRKLKNRVAAQTARDRKKARMSELEQQVVDLEEENQKLLLENQLLREKTNGLVIENQELRQRLGMDALGTEEEAEAKGNGVRPVAGSAESAALRLRASAAGAGPVVTPPHHLPVDLDSVDSSDSESDILLGILDNLDPVMFFKCPSPESASPSLEEVPQVYPEEPSSLPASLPLSVGTSSAKLEAINELIRFDHVYTKPLVLEIPSETESQPNVVVKIEEAPVSPSENDPSEFIVSVKEEPREDDFIPELGISNLLSSSHCLKPSSCLLDAYSDCGYEGLPSPFSTVSSPLGVNHSWEDTFANELFPQLISV from the exons atggtggtggtggcagccGCACCGAGTCCGGCCGCTGGGGCTCCTAAAGTACTGCTTCTACCCGGTcagcccgccgccgccgccgccgccgcgggagCCCCAGCCGGCCGGGCCCTGCCGCTCATGGTACCCGGTCAGAGAGGGGCCAGCCCGGAGGAGGCGGCCGGCGAGGGGCCGCCCCAAGCGCGCAAGCGACAGCGCCTCACACACCTGAGCCCTGAGGAGAAGGCGCTGAGGAG GAAACTGAAAAACAGAGTAGCAGCTCAGACTGCCAGAGACCGGAAGAAAGCTCGGATGAGTGAGCTGGAACAGCAAGTCGTGGATTTGGAAGAAGAG AACCAAAAGCTTCTGCTAGAAAACCAGCTTTTACGAGAGAAAACTAATGGCCTTGTCATTGAGAACCAAGAGTTACGGCAACGCCTGGGGATGGATGCCCTGGGTACAGAAGAGGAGGCGGAGGCCAAG GGGAATGGAGTGAGGCCAGTGGCCGGGTCTGCTGAGTCCGCAGCACTCAGACTACGTGCA tctgcagcaggtgcaggcccagTTGTCACCCCTCCACATCATCTCCCCGTGGATCTTGACAGCGTTGACTCTTCAGACTCTGAG TCTGATATCCTGTTGGGCATTCTGGACAACTTGGACCCAGTCATGTTCTTCAAGTGTCCTTCCCCAGAATCAGCATCTCCCAGTCTGGAGGAAGTCCCACAAGTCTACCCAGAAGAACCCAGTTCCTTACCAGCCTCCCTTCCTCTGTCAGTGGGGACGTCATCAGCTAAGCTGGAAGCCATTAATGAACTAATTCGTTTTGACCACGTCTATACCAAGCCTCTGGTCTTAGAGATACCCTCtgagacagagagccaacctaATGTGGTAGTAAAAATCGAGGAAGCACCTGTCAGCCCCTCGGAGAATGATCCCTCTGAGTTCATTGTCTCTGTAAAGGAAGAACCTAGAGAAGACGACTTCATTCCAGAGCTGGGCATTTCCAATCTGCTTTCGTCCAGCCACTGCCTGAAGCCATCCTCCTGCCTGTTGGATGCCTACAGTGACTGTGGATACGAgggcctcccttcccccttcaGCACCGTGTCCTCTCCCCTCGGTGTAAACCACTCTTGGGAGGACACGTTTGCCAATGAACTCTTTCCCCAGCTGATCAGTGTCTAA
- the CCDC117 gene encoding coiled-coil domain-containing protein 117 produces MAALGRPFSGLPLSGASDFLQPSPAFPGRAFPPGAADGAELAPRPGPRAAAPSSPGGSVARGRVPAPRKKKHKREEEEEDDCPVRKKRLTEAALHAGPDGWILCAQQNVQGPGVSPCTSDLSVPGMGDIVCEEMDQTSAEAQCDVARRRLQELEDRIIDEDEEVESDRNVNHLPSLVLSDTMKTGLKRELDEVFTKKMIESMSRPSMELVLWKPLPELLSDKPKPLSNAKNYTGENKTRHSAAGTAFPQRTELFSEPRQAGMPLYSSLEIAANTEEEMEL; encoded by the exons ATGGCCGCCCTTGGCCGGCCCTTCAGCGGTCTCCCCCTGAGCGGCGCCTCGGACTTCCTACAGCCATCACCGGCCTTCCCGGGCCGGGCCTTCCCGCCGGGAGCCGCCGACGGTGCCGAGCTGGCCCCGCGGCCGGGACCCCGCGCTGCTGCCCCGAGCAGCCCCGGTGGGAGCGTGGCGCGTGGACG TGTCCCAGCTCCACGTAAGAAGAAACACAagcgggaggaggaagaggaggatga TTGTCCAGTAAGGAAAAAAAGACTGACTGAGGCAGCACTCCACGCCGGGCCCGATGGCTGGATTCTGTGTGCGCAGCAGAACGTGCAGGGTCCCGGAGTCAGTCCATGCACGAGTGACCTTTCTGTGCCTGGCATGGGAGACATTGTTTGTGAAGAGATGGATCAGACAAGCGCAGAAGCCCAGTGTGATGTGGCCCGAAGGAGGCTTCAGGAGCTTGAGGACAG GATAATTGATGAAGATGAAGAAGTTGAATCTGACAGAAATGTTAACCACCTCCCCAGTCTTGTCCTTTCCGACACCATGAAAACAGGCTTGAAGAGGGAACTTGATGAAGTCTTTACAAAGAAGATGATTGAGTCCAT GAGCCGTCCTTCCATGGAGCTTGTACTCTGGAAGCCTCTTCCAGAACTCCTTTCTGATAAGCCAAAGCCATTATCGAATGCTAAGAACTACACGGGAGAGAACAAGACAAGGCATTCAGCTGCTGGCACTGCCTTCCCTCAGAGAACTGAGCTGTTCTCGGAGCCCCGGCAAGCAGGCATGCCGCTCTACAGTAGTTTggagatagctgctaacacagaagaagaaatggaactCTAG